From one Thermithiobacillus tepidarius DSM 3134 genomic stretch:
- a CDS encoding DUF2934 domain-containing protein: MAEPKSTPPAKAPRSRKKTAASPVEQAAPLPSNAPNGEAQRPVVDLDAVVSSEERERMIAEAAYFRAEQRGFAGDLAVEDWLAAESQVDELLRSSGKSPLH; encoded by the coding sequence ATGGCCGAACCGAAGAGCACTCCGCCCGCCAAGGCGCCCAGATCCCGCAAGAAGACGGCGGCCTCCCCCGTGGAGCAGGCGGCTCCGCTGCCGAGCAATGCACCCAATGGCGAGGCGCAGCGGCCTGTCGTCGATCTGGATGCCGTGGTCTCCTCGGAGGAACGCGAGCGCATGATTGCCGAGGCGGCCTATTTCCGGGCCGAGCAGCGCGGCTTCGCGGGTGATCTGGCGGTGGAGGACTGGCTGGCGGCGGAGTCCCAGGTGGACGAGCTGTTGCGCAGCAGCGGCAAGTCGCCGCTGCACTGA
- a CDS encoding YeaH/YhbH family protein, with product MTNMIIDRRQNGPGKSVDNRRRFIRRYKEAIEKAVVDLVDQKSITDMGNGGKVRIPRKLLDEPTFRHAKGGLHEGVLPGNREYTTGDRIPRPDGGGGRGGGASDETGGEDDFVFELNRDEFLHFLFAGLALPAMVKKKLASIEEWKPKRAGWSTSGIPSQMDVVRTLRQSMGRHIALTSKERRRLAELTAEGRTDEPLEDGAQAAVAEEIHALRTRIARVPFLDPVDLRYHNRVKMPVPTTKAVVFNIMDVSGSMGQHEKDMAKRFFALLYLFLQRRYDRIDVVFIRHHAIAQEVDENEFFYSTSSGGTIVSSALSLTRRILEERYNADWNVYVCQATDGDNFIQDNETSIRLLRDLLPRVQYYAYVEIGGKALSDLWTPYARVAEEFKHLQMKQVEGPEDIYPVFRELFSPEAA from the coding sequence ATGACCAACATGATTATTGATCGCAGGCAAAATGGTCCCGGCAAAAGCGTGGACAACCGCCGCCGCTTCATCCGCCGCTACAAGGAGGCCATCGAAAAGGCCGTGGTGGATCTGGTGGACCAGAAGTCCATCACGGACATGGGCAACGGCGGCAAGGTTCGCATTCCCCGGAAGCTGCTGGACGAGCCCACTTTCCGCCATGCCAAGGGCGGCTTGCACGAAGGCGTGCTGCCCGGCAACCGCGAGTACACGACCGGCGACCGCATCCCGCGGCCCGACGGGGGCGGCGGCCGGGGCGGCGGCGCCTCCGACGAGACCGGCGGCGAGGACGATTTCGTCTTCGAGCTGAACCGCGACGAATTCCTGCATTTTCTCTTCGCCGGACTGGCCCTGCCGGCCATGGTGAAGAAGAAGCTCGCCAGCATCGAGGAGTGGAAGCCCAAGCGCGCCGGCTGGTCCACCAGCGGCATTCCCTCGCAGATGGACGTGGTGCGCACGCTGCGCCAATCCATGGGGCGGCACATCGCCCTGACCAGCAAGGAGCGCCGGCGATTGGCGGAGCTGACCGCCGAGGGCCGGACCGACGAGCCGCTGGAGGACGGCGCGCAAGCGGCCGTGGCCGAGGAGATCCACGCGCTGCGGACGCGGATCGCGCGGGTGCCCTTCCTGGACCCGGTGGACCTGCGCTACCACAACCGCGTGAAGATGCCGGTGCCGACCACCAAGGCCGTGGTCTTCAACATCATGGACGTCTCCGGCTCCATGGGCCAGCACGAGAAGGACATGGCCAAGCGCTTCTTCGCCCTGCTCTACCTCTTCCTGCAGCGGCGCTACGACCGGATCGACGTGGTCTTCATCCGCCACCACGCCATCGCCCAGGAAGTGGACGAGAACGAATTCTTCTACAGCACGAGCAGCGGCGGCACCATCGTCTCCAGCGCGCTCAGCCTCACCCGCCGCATCCTGGAGGAGCGCTACAACGCGGACTGGAACGTCTACGTCTGCCAGGCCACCGACGGCGACAACTTCATCCAGGACAACGAGACCAGCATCCGCCTGCTGCGCGATCTGTTGCCGCGGGTGCAGTACTACGCCTATGTGGAGATCGGCGGCAAGGCCCTGAGCGATCTGTGGACCCCCTACGCGCGGGTGGCGGAGGAGTTCAAGCATCTGCAGATGAAGCAAGTGGAAGGACCGGAGGACATCTATCCGGTCTTCCGCGAGCTCTTCAGTCCGGAGGCCGCATGA
- a CDS encoding Hsp20/alpha crystallin family protein yields MAKEDKEKSLAKRGAMPAMMDDMERMMEQMWERMPWRGWMRPWMPGMRETASGGFRMPNVDVLDRDKEIVVRAEVPGVEKDDLDVSIHDSSLTIRGHSRREDEEEKGTYYRHEVSYGEFLRTVQLPAEVDVEQVKAKFRNGILEVTLPKVEGAKGRAIEIEES; encoded by the coding sequence ATGGCGAAAGAGGACAAGGAAAAGTCGCTGGCCAAGCGCGGTGCGATGCCGGCGATGATGGATGACATGGAACGGATGATGGAACAGATGTGGGAGCGCATGCCCTGGCGCGGCTGGATGCGCCCGTGGATGCCCGGCATGCGGGAAACGGCGTCCGGCGGCTTTCGCATGCCCAACGTCGATGTGCTCGACCGGGACAAGGAAATCGTGGTGCGTGCCGAAGTGCCGGGCGTGGAGAAGGATGACCTGGACGTTTCCATCCACGACAGCTCGCTGACCATCCGCGGCCACAGCCGGCGCGAGGACGAAGAGGAAAAAGGTACCTATTACCGCCACGAGGTGAGCTACGGCGAATTCCTGCGCACCGTGCAACTGCCCGCCGAGGTGGATGTCGAGCAGGTCAAGGCGAAGTTCAGGAACGGCATCCTTGAAGTGACCCTGCCCAAAGTGGAAGGGGCCAAGGGCCGTGCCATCGAAATCGAAGAATCATAG
- a CDS encoding alkaline phosphatase D family protein gives MDRRRFLKAMLATGSTAWLVGCYSDGVTQSSYGNPVSFQSTGQAAGLLNADLLAEDFQIDPAIDPNPIFSLSVASGDPRPHGIVLWTRVDPQAMANPQKPGTVAFEIATDPGFARNSVRVRGLAQLDPARDYTVKLPIEHDALAPFQHYYYRFIYQKAASRTGRFKTLPAPDAAVERVSFAFASCQDYSNGYYTALAHLARESVDFIVFLGDYIYETVSDPSFQGAQVRPVPPLPSGQTAAADLADYRHLYRVYKADPNAQALHEQFTFIQLWDDHEFANDCHQDYHPDNNPSPETPTPALRQAANQAWSEYGLADVSFDPQRPPLESIRTYRSFRFGQLMELVATDERLYRDGPVCGNDTLQRYLSLRCAAAESPARTMLGASQRDWFLDTMRQSTATWKLWANEVTLMQMRVLAGFVNLDQWDGYPAERANLLSSLALSGVKNLVAITGDIHSFIAGYLKTDFDDLSAPVGVELVVGSVTSANLLELAASQVPLPSAPLPLPIPTPAGMSVESVLMASNPHMRYFNSSTHGYCLMEVRPEAATCVMKAVSTIREPQATVSTLRTFVIPRDRVELVPV, from the coding sequence ATGGACAGGCGAAGATTCCTCAAGGCGATGCTGGCGACCGGCTCCACCGCCTGGCTGGTGGGGTGCTATTCCGATGGCGTGACGCAAAGCAGCTACGGCAACCCCGTGAGCTTTCAGAGCACGGGCCAGGCGGCCGGCCTGCTGAATGCGGATCTCCTGGCAGAGGACTTCCAGATCGACCCGGCCATCGACCCGAATCCCATCTTCAGCCTCAGTGTCGCCTCCGGCGATCCGCGACCCCACGGCATCGTGCTGTGGACGCGGGTGGACCCGCAGGCCATGGCCAATCCGCAGAAGCCCGGCACGGTGGCCTTCGAGATCGCCACCGATCCGGGTTTCGCGCGCAACAGCGTGCGCGTGCGCGGCTTGGCGCAATTGGACCCCGCCCGCGACTACACGGTCAAGCTGCCCATCGAGCACGACGCGCTGGCACCCTTCCAGCATTACTACTACCGCTTCATCTATCAAAAGGCCGCCAGCCGCACCGGCCGCTTCAAGACCCTGCCGGCGCCCGATGCCGCCGTGGAGCGGGTCAGCTTCGCCTTCGCCTCCTGCCAGGACTACTCCAACGGCTACTACACGGCTCTGGCGCACCTGGCCCGGGAATCCGTCGATTTCATCGTCTTCCTGGGCGACTACATCTACGAAACGGTGAGCGATCCGAGCTTCCAGGGCGCCCAGGTGCGCCCGGTCCCGCCGCTGCCCAGCGGCCAGACCGCCGCGGCCGACCTGGCGGATTACCGGCATCTGTACCGGGTCTACAAGGCCGACCCCAACGCGCAGGCGCTGCACGAGCAGTTCACCTTCATCCAGCTCTGGGACGACCACGAGTTCGCCAACGACTGCCACCAGGACTACCATCCCGACAACAATCCGAGCCCCGAGACGCCCACGCCGGCGCTGCGCCAGGCAGCCAATCAGGCCTGGTCCGAGTACGGTCTGGCGGATGTGTCCTTCGACCCCCAGCGCCCGCCGCTGGAGTCCATTCGCACCTACCGCAGCTTCCGCTTCGGCCAGCTCATGGAACTGGTGGCCACCGACGAGCGCCTGTACCGGGATGGGCCGGTGTGCGGCAACGACACCCTGCAACGCTACCTGAGCCTGCGCTGCGCCGCCGCCGAGAGCCCGGCCCGCACCATGCTCGGCGCCAGCCAGCGCGACTGGTTCCTGGACACCATGCGCCAGAGCACCGCCACCTGGAAGCTGTGGGCCAACGAAGTCACCCTGATGCAGATGCGGGTGCTGGCCGGCTTCGTGAATCTGGACCAGTGGGACGGCTACCCGGCCGAGCGCGCCAACCTGCTCTCCTCGCTGGCCCTGAGCGGGGTGAAGAACCTGGTCGCCATCACCGGCGACATCCACAGCTTCATCGCCGGTTATCTCAAGACCGACTTCGACGATCTGTCCGCGCCGGTCGGCGTGGAGCTGGTGGTGGGCTCCGTCACCTCCGCCAACCTGCTGGAGCTGGCCGCCTCCCAGGTGCCGCTGCCCAGCGCACCGCTGCCGCTGCCCATCCCCACCCCCGCCGGCATGAGCGTCGAGAGCGTGCTCATGGCCAGCAATCCGCACATGCGCTACTTCAACTCCTCCACGCATGGCTACTGCCTCATGGAAGTGCGTCCCGAAGCGGCCACCTGCGTCATGAAGGCCGTCAGCACCATCCGCGAGCCGCAGGCCACCGTGAGTACCCTGAGGACTTTCGTGATCCCGCGGGATCGGGTGGAACTCGTTCCCGTTTAG